A DNA window from Gigantopelta aegis isolate Gae_Host chromosome 4, Gae_host_genome, whole genome shotgun sequence contains the following coding sequences:
- the LOC121371359 gene encoding uncharacterized protein LOC121371359, which translates to MDFEAAAWRAFQYLLPHVKVRGCVFHLTHAIWRHCQEIGLQRAYRENDFVFKFIRRLMALPFMPASHIRPIFRQLKQKAPDGKLSDLCVYMERQWMANSIFKVASWSVFNQTTRKNNHVEGWHHRINIKAGEQQLGIYKMIPCLYQEISMLPVQCKLMQEKKIGRHLRTSACRSQQELFRNWTQYKDGDRSPAELLNACATLNGPTHSEGSSQH; encoded by the exons ATGGACTTCGAAGCGGCGGCATGGCGTGCCTTTCAGTACTTACTGCCCCATGTCAAGGTGCGAGGATGTGTATTCCATTTGACGCACGCCATATGGAGGCACTGTCAAGAAATAGGACTGCAG AGAGCATATCGTGAAAACGATTTTGTTTTCAAGTTTATTAGAAGGTTGATGGCACTGCCATTCATGCCGGCGTCACACATCCGACCGATATTCCGGCAGCTGAAGCAGAAGGCTCCTGATGGAAAGCTCAGCGACCTGTGCGTGTATATGGAGCGACAGTGGATGGCGAATAGCATCTTCAAAGTAGCTTCGTGGTCTGTGTTCAACCAGACCACAAGGAAAAACAACCATGTCGAAG GTTGGCACCACAGAATAAATATAAAAGCTGGCGAGCAGCAGCTCGGTATTTACAAGATGATACCCTGCCTGTATCAAGAGATATCAATGCTGCCAGTCCAGTGCAAATTGATGCAGGAGAAGAAGATTGGACGTCATCTCAGGACATCTGCGTGCAGAAGCCAGCAGGAGCTCTTCCGCAACTGGACACAGTATAAAGATGGGGATAGGAGTCCTGCTGAGCTTCTGAACGCTTGCGCCACATTAAATGGACCTACGCATTCTGAAGGGTCGAGCCAGCATTGA
- the LOC121371358 gene encoding RNA-binding protein 4.1-like, translating to MPVKIFVGNLSDDTAVYQLQPLFDKYGTVTECDVLRNFGFVHMQTDEEADEAIKNLNGYHLNGQKIRVEKSTGKSREDGFRGGRGGRGRGGGPMRGMRGRGGRGGYPSPYERFPPPPPPGYDRYDPYYRDYYEREPYYPPPRGDRYAARLPPPPPPGDRYARERPLPPPPDRRPAYPDPRDRLPPPPPRDRYAPYPDDRRLPPPYERDHYERARPMERGPPADPYYRERSPLGRPPPEYYERPKSEYPGLPGREAPPREANGYDYYRQHAPRDPYDRTYGGTAIVPPPRQNNPSAAAAAHKFDSQAKLQTGPIFF from the exons ATGCCTGTTAAAATTTTTGTTGGAAACCTGTCTGATGATACAGCAGTTTATCAGCTTCAGCCACTGTTTGACAAGTATGGAACAGTGACGGAATGTGATGTTCTTAGAAACTTTGGATTTGTG CACATGCAGACTGACGAAGAAGCTGATGAAGCCATAAAGAATCTCAATGGATACCATCTGAATGGACAAAAAATAAGAGTGGAG AAATCTACAGGAAAATCGAGAGAAGATGGATTTAGAGGGGGAAGAGG TGGCCGAGGCCGAGGTGGAGGACCAATGAGAGGAATGCGTGGTAGAGGAGGAAGGGGAGGTTACCCATCTCCGTATGAAAGatttccaccaccaccaccacctggTTACGACCGATATGATCCATATTACAG GGACTACTATGAGCGGGAACCCTACTATCCTCCCCCAAGAGGAGACCGGTATGCTGCCAGactgccacccccacccccacctggAGATCGGTATGCTCGGGAACGACCTCTGCCACCACCACCCGACAGGAGACCTGCTTATCCAGACCCCAGAGACcgactgccaccaccaccaccaagaGACCGATACGCTCCCTACCCAGATGACAGACGGCTTCCACCACCTTACGAGCGGGATCACTACGAAAGAGCGAGACCAATGGAGCGGGGGCCTCCTGCAGATCCATACTACAGAGAACGAAGTCCATTGGGCCGACCTCCACCAGAATATTATGAACGACC GAAGTCCGAATATCCTGGATTACCCGGCCGAGAAGCTCCTCCCAGAGAAGCAAACGGTTACGATTATTACAGACAGCACGCTCCACGAGACCCCTATGACAGGACATATGGTGGAACCGCAATAGTCCCACCTCCCCGACAGAACAATCCCTCTGCAGCAGCGGCCGCGCACAAATTCGATAGTCAAGCCAAGCTGCAGACTGGGCCAATCTTCTTTTAA